In Roseisolibacter agri, the following proteins share a genomic window:
- a CDS encoding S41 family peptidase: MPPSRRSRLPRTRLLAAALPLLLPAAPALHAQAPAPTPLTAAARRQALDSAAVLLSARYLDPAAGRRLADSLRAWARRDAFATVADPARLADTLGRALRTVVADKHLYLRHVPNVEYVGGAGAGRIVDARVAPAGGAGPVMVRRSGRVDPRDSATIARTNFGFAKVERLEGNVGYVKLDLLVPPDYARATADAALAFLRHTEAVILDVRDVPGGAPQMMQYLLSHFVTGPATLLHASFARADNVADSLWSVPALAERGLGGKPLYILTSARSASAAEMLAYVGQRSRVATVVGETTSGAGNGGRPHTIGAGLQLFVPERQILTGPGWEQTGVVPDVAVPAADALTRALALARQRVAPGTSAVR, encoded by the coding sequence ATGCCTCCCTCCCGCCGCTCCCGCCTCCCCCGCACGCGCCTGCTCGCCGCCGCGCTGCCGCTGCTCCTCCCCGCGGCCCCCGCGCTGCACGCGCAGGCCCCCGCGCCCACGCCCCTCACCGCCGCCGCGCGGCGGCAGGCGCTCGACAGCGCGGCCGTGCTGCTGTCCGCGCGCTACCTGGATCCCGCGGCCGGCCGGCGCCTCGCCGACTCGCTGCGCGCCTGGGCGCGGCGCGACGCCTTCGCCACGGTCGCCGATCCCGCGCGCCTCGCCGACACGCTGGGCCGCGCGCTGCGCACGGTCGTCGCCGACAAGCACCTCTACCTGCGCCACGTGCCGAACGTCGAGTACGTGGGCGGCGCGGGCGCGGGGCGCATCGTCGACGCGCGCGTCGCGCCGGCCGGCGGCGCGGGTCCCGTCATGGTCCGGCGCTCCGGCCGCGTGGACCCGCGCGACTCGGCCACCATCGCGCGCACCAACTTCGGCTTCGCGAAGGTGGAGCGCCTGGAGGGGAACGTCGGCTACGTGAAGCTCGACCTGCTGGTGCCGCCCGACTACGCCCGTGCGACGGCCGACGCGGCGCTCGCCTTCCTGCGCCACACCGAGGCGGTGATCCTCGACGTGCGCGACGTGCCGGGCGGCGCGCCGCAGATGATGCAGTACCTGCTGAGCCACTTCGTGACCGGCCCCGCGACGCTGCTGCACGCCTCGTTCGCGCGCGCGGACAACGTCGCCGACTCGCTCTGGAGCGTCCCCGCGCTGGCCGAGCGGGGTCTGGGCGGCAAGCCGCTCTACATCCTCACGAGCGCGCGCAGCGCGTCGGCGGCCGAGATGCTGGCGTACGTCGGGCAGCGGTCGCGCGTCGCGACGGTGGTGGGCGAGACGACCAGCGGCGCCGGCAACGGCGGCCGGCCGCACACGATCGGCGCGGGGCTGCAGCTGTTCGTCCCCGAGCGGCAGATCCTCACCGGACCGGGCTGGGAGCAGACGGGCGTGGTCCCTGACGTCGCGGTGCCGGCGGCCGACGCGCTGACGCGCGCGCTGGCGCTGGCCCGTCAGCGCGTGGCGCCAGGGACGAGCGCGGTCCGCTGA
- a CDS encoding DUF3108 domain-containing protein encodes MRDTRDRLTALAVGMLTAATLAAQPVATPSAAAHDGLPFGVGERLVYGTRVARFGEIGQGTMWIEGPADVRGQPTYRLHFDFDAKVGLVRVTNRTESWLDAHDPRRLRALRFHKHERQPLSKHDQRVELHPDERRWDAADGSAGTTSTDAPLDELSYLYFIRTLPLVIDSTYRFDRHFEAERNPTTVRAVGREPVVTPAGTFQTLLVEMRVRDARRYKGDGVLWINLTDDACRIPVRIQSRMPLVGAAVLTLRSYTHGSAAP; translated from the coding sequence ATGCGCGACACGCGCGACAGGCTCACCGCACTCGCGGTCGGCATGCTGACGGCCGCCACGCTCGCCGCGCAGCCGGTCGCGACGCCCTCGGCGGCGGCGCACGACGGGCTGCCGTTCGGCGTGGGCGAGCGGCTGGTGTACGGCACGCGCGTCGCGCGCTTCGGCGAGATCGGCCAGGGCACGATGTGGATCGAGGGACCCGCGGACGTGCGCGGGCAGCCCACGTATCGCCTGCACTTCGACTTCGACGCGAAGGTCGGGCTGGTCCGCGTGACGAACCGGACCGAGTCGTGGCTGGACGCGCATGACCCGCGCCGCCTGCGCGCGCTGCGCTTCCACAAGCACGAGCGCCAGCCGCTGTCGAAGCACGACCAGCGCGTGGAGCTCCATCCCGACGAGCGGCGCTGGGACGCCGCCGACGGGAGCGCGGGCACGACGTCCACCGACGCGCCGCTCGACGAGCTGTCGTACCTGTACTTCATCCGCACGCTGCCGCTCGTCATCGACAGCACGTACCGCTTCGACCGCCACTTCGAGGCGGAGCGCAACCCGACGACGGTGCGCGCGGTGGGCCGCGAGCCCGTGGTGACGCCGGCCGGCACCTTCCAGACGCTGCTGGTCGAGATGCGCGTGCGCGACGCGCGTCGCTACAAGGGCGACGGCGTCCTCTGGATCAACCTGACGGACGACGCGTGCCGGATCCCGGTGCGGATCCAGAGCCGCATGCCGCTGGTGGGCGCGGCGGTGCTGACGCTCCGGTCGTACACGCACGGTTCGGCGGCGCCCTGA
- a CDS encoding helix-turn-helix domain-containing protein codes for MSAVVGGVGHYVPWDGGCLLIGRDVGVVPVHAHYAIQIAFGLVPGVRFRTRDDEPWTAYRGAIIASRQPHTMDARAVGANAVLFVEPETRAGRALAERYLHAGIAPIPEERLAEVGPALFAAWHARSATAVAAAAARVVHALTDGVEPSVVSDPRILRAVAYVNAHLGAPLTLEEVAAEAFLSPSRFRHLFVEETGMALRPYILWRRFLRVWELVSAGGSLSAAAHAAGFADAAHLSRTSRRMFGFPPSALQMAEPLRTGR; via the coding sequence ATGAGCGCCGTCGTCGGCGGCGTGGGGCACTACGTGCCGTGGGACGGCGGCTGCCTGCTGATCGGCCGCGACGTCGGCGTCGTGCCCGTGCACGCGCACTACGCCATCCAGATCGCGTTCGGGCTGGTGCCCGGCGTGCGCTTCCGCACGCGCGACGACGAGCCGTGGACCGCGTACAGGGGCGCGATCATCGCGTCGCGGCAGCCGCACACGATGGACGCCCGCGCCGTGGGGGCGAACGCGGTGCTGTTCGTGGAGCCCGAGACGCGCGCCGGCCGCGCGCTCGCCGAGCGATACCTGCACGCGGGCATCGCGCCGATTCCGGAGGAGCGGCTGGCCGAGGTCGGGCCGGCGCTGTTCGCGGCGTGGCATGCGCGCAGCGCGACGGCCGTCGCCGCGGCGGCCGCGCGCGTCGTGCACGCGCTCACCGACGGCGTCGAGCCCTCGGTCGTGTCGGACCCGCGGATCCTGCGCGCGGTGGCGTACGTCAACGCGCACCTCGGCGCGCCGCTGACGCTGGAGGAGGTGGCGGCGGAGGCGTTCCTGTCGCCGAGCCGCTTCCGGCACCTGTTCGTGGAGGAGACGGGGATGGCGCTGCGGCCGTACATCCTCTGGCGCCGCTTCCTGCGGGTGTGGGAGCTCGTGTCGGCCGGCGGGTCGCTGTCGGCGGCGGCGCACGCGGCGGGCTTCGCGGATGCGGCGCACCTGTCGCGCACGTCGCGCCGGATGTTCGGCTTCCCGCCGTCGGCGCTGCAGATGGCCGAGCCGCTGCGCACCGGACGCTGA
- a CDS encoding YceI family protein, whose protein sequence is MRRHSLGALTALLLAPAGAWTPTDAPLTLQPESRLWVDGTSTVRSFKCRAVVVEADIASAPGAPNPVGAVLAGEKVVRSVELRVPAARMDCGNGTMNEHMLKALKAKEHGLITFRVASYEVDKTGDGVRGTLTGTLTLGGVQKSISVAATGRGAADGTLRIAGVHELKMTDYGLKPPTLMLGTMKVGDVVKVGFDLVLRGEPRVATTE, encoded by the coding sequence ATGCGCAGACACTCGCTCGGCGCCCTCACCGCCCTCCTGCTGGCCCCGGCCGGCGCATGGACGCCCACCGACGCCCCGCTCACCCTGCAGCCCGAGAGCCGGCTGTGGGTCGACGGCACCTCCACCGTCCGCAGCTTCAAGTGCCGCGCGGTCGTGGTCGAAGCCGACATCGCCTCCGCGCCGGGCGCGCCGAACCCGGTGGGCGCGGTGCTCGCCGGCGAGAAGGTGGTGCGGAGCGTCGAGCTCCGCGTCCCCGCGGCGCGCATGGACTGCGGCAACGGCACGATGAACGAGCACATGCTGAAGGCGCTCAAGGCGAAGGAGCACGGCCTGATCACCTTCCGCGTCGCCAGCTACGAGGTCGACAAGACGGGCGACGGCGTGCGCGGCACGCTCACCGGCACGCTGACGCTGGGCGGCGTGCAGAAGTCGATCAGCGTCGCCGCCACGGGCCGCGGCGCGGCCGACGGGACGCTCCGCATCGCGGGCGTGCACGAGCTGAAGATGACCGACTATGGTCTCAAGCCGCCGACGCTGATGCTCGGCACGATGAAGGTCGGCGACGTCGTGAAGGTGGGCTTCGACCTGGTGCTCCGGGGCGAGCCCCGCGTCGCGACGACCGAGTGA
- a CDS encoding flavin-containing monooxygenase, with protein MTAVIGAVRTERYDAIVVGGGQAGLAVGRELAARDLDFVILDAMPRVGDAWRARWDSLRLFTPAAYSGLPGMPFPAPPAHLPDKDEVADYLARYAERFELPVRSGTRVNALTWDGARHVAHASTHAGDLRFEAESVVVATGPFQRPRLPDVATRLAPDVHQLHSSAYRSPFDLPDGPALVVGAGNSGAQIALELARVRRVWLAGRETGRLPRRVLGRDVYDWIWPVLARASVDTPLGRRLRTRARRGDPLVGIPARQLADAGIARVGRVTDARDGRPVCDGVPLDARVVVWCTGFAPDYAWIRQPVLDADGWPRHRRGIAVGVPGLHFLGLRFQHTMTSALLGGVGADAAFVADAVARRCEAVVPA; from the coding sequence GTGACGGCCGTGATCGGCGCCGTGCGCACGGAGCGCTACGACGCGATCGTCGTCGGCGGCGGGCAGGCGGGGCTCGCCGTCGGCCGCGAGCTGGCCGCGCGTGACCTCGACTTCGTGATCCTCGACGCGATGCCGCGCGTCGGCGACGCGTGGCGCGCGCGCTGGGACTCGCTGCGGCTGTTCACGCCGGCCGCGTACAGCGGGCTGCCGGGGATGCCGTTCCCCGCGCCGCCCGCGCACCTCCCCGACAAGGACGAGGTGGCGGACTACCTCGCGCGCTACGCCGAGCGGTTCGAGCTGCCGGTGCGGTCGGGGACGCGCGTGAACGCGCTGACGTGGGACGGCGCGCGGCACGTCGCGCACGCGAGCACGCACGCGGGCGACCTGCGCTTCGAGGCGGAGAGCGTCGTCGTCGCGACGGGGCCGTTCCAGCGCCCGCGCCTCCCCGACGTCGCCACGCGGCTCGCGCCCGACGTGCACCAGCTGCACTCCAGCGCGTACCGCAGCCCGTTCGACCTCCCTGACGGGCCGGCGCTCGTCGTCGGCGCGGGGAACTCGGGCGCGCAGATCGCGCTCGAGCTGGCGCGCGTCCGCCGCGTCTGGCTCGCCGGCCGCGAGACGGGCCGGCTGCCGCGCCGCGTGCTGGGCCGCGACGTGTACGACTGGATCTGGCCCGTGCTCGCGCGCGCGTCGGTGGACACGCCGCTGGGCCGCCGGCTGCGCACGCGCGCGCGCCGCGGCGATCCGCTCGTCGGCATCCCGGCGCGCCAGCTCGCGGATGCGGGCATCGCGCGCGTGGGCCGCGTCACCGACGCGCGCGACGGCAGGCCCGTGTGCGACGGCGTCCCGCTCGACGCGCGCGTGGTCGTGTGGTGCACGGGCTTCGCGCCCGACTACGCCTGGATCCGGCAGCCGGTGCTCGACGCGGACGGCTGGCCGCGGCACCGGCGCGGCATCGCGGTCGGCGTGCCCGGCCTGCACTTCCTCGGCCTCCGCTTCCAGCACACGATGACGTCCGCGCTGCTGGGCGGCGTCGGCGCGGACGCCGCGTTCGTCGCCGACGCGGTGGCGCGGCGCTGCGAGGCGGTCGTGCCGGCTTGA
- a CDS encoding universal stress protein, with translation MSAAVIPTPLATLPTPVAPERAAGALLVAADGREDVRPAMQVAAAVSARLRVPVRVLAALEPSTPDGADGALPVADRHERDRLATVRAVMRRRVRESVGGEAAWPVEAVQGAPTATIARAAQDAALVLVGAGWSDRSVRPLGTERALAVAGSGAAPVLAVGADADGAFTRAVVALDFGPASVHAAELACRLLAPGGTLSLVHVKERLEFVGPAGESWDALCTAQIAELFRRLVAALQQGGAAPIARDGRVVEGGGAVCAGRRDVTIGTATLVGDAAEELLTYAALVGADLVAAGTRGDDCVPRRRLGSVSGEVARRATATMPRASVLVCPVPRTAGAAAARDALDETEWRLALDGFWRRNAGRPATVEVDEAPSGTRLLARGATLVRAGYDPRARRAELVLDDADDRTCRLTRAMGDVRAVAVLTGVDGRDVALRVKHGRGQTLVTFLPDDAAA, from the coding sequence CCATGCAGGTCGCCGCCGCGGTGTCGGCGCGGCTGCGCGTGCCGGTGCGCGTGCTGGCGGCGCTGGAGCCCTCGACGCCGGACGGCGCGGACGGCGCGCTGCCGGTCGCCGACCGCCACGAGCGCGACCGCCTGGCGACCGTGCGCGCCGTCATGCGCCGCCGGGTGCGCGAGAGCGTCGGCGGCGAGGCCGCGTGGCCCGTCGAGGCGGTGCAGGGCGCGCCCACGGCCACCATCGCGCGCGCCGCGCAGGACGCGGCGCTCGTGCTGGTCGGCGCCGGGTGGAGCGACCGCAGCGTGCGCCCGCTGGGGACGGAGCGCGCGCTCGCGGTGGCGGGCAGCGGTGCGGCGCCGGTGCTCGCGGTGGGCGCGGACGCCGACGGCGCGTTCACGCGCGCGGTCGTCGCGCTCGACTTCGGCCCCGCCAGCGTGCACGCCGCGGAGCTCGCGTGCCGGCTGCTGGCGCCCGGCGGCACGCTGTCGCTGGTCCACGTGAAGGAGCGCCTCGAGTTCGTGGGCCCGGCGGGCGAGTCGTGGGACGCGCTCTGCACGGCGCAGATCGCGGAGCTGTTCCGCCGCCTGGTCGCGGCGCTGCAGCAGGGCGGCGCGGCGCCCATCGCGCGCGACGGCCGGGTGGTGGAGGGCGGGGGCGCCGTGTGCGCCGGCCGCCGCGACGTCACGATCGGGACGGCGACGCTCGTGGGCGACGCGGCCGAGGAGCTGCTGACGTACGCCGCGCTCGTGGGCGCCGACCTGGTGGCCGCCGGCACGCGCGGCGACGACTGCGTCCCGCGCCGCCGGCTGGGCAGCGTCTCGGGCGAGGTGGCGCGCCGTGCGACCGCGACGATGCCACGCGCGTCGGTGCTGGTGTGCCCGGTGCCGCGCACCGCCGGCGCGGCGGCCGCCCGCGACGCGCTGGACGAGACCGAGTGGCGCCTCGCGCTCGACGGCTTCTGGCGCCGCAACGCGGGCCGCCCCGCGACGGTCGAGGTGGACGAGGCGCCGAGCGGCACGCGGCTGCTGGCGCGCGGCGCGACGCTGGTACGCGCGGGCTACGATCCGCGCGCGCGCCGCGCGGAGCTGGTGCTGGACGACGCCGACGACCGCACGTGCCGCCTGACGCGCGCGATGGGCGACGTGCGCGCGGTGGCGGTGCTCACCGGCGTGGACGGCCGCGACGTGGCGCTCCGCGTGAAGCACGGGCGCGGGCAGACGCTGGTCACCTTCCTGCCCGACGACGCGGCGGCGTGA
- a CDS encoding Bax inhibitor-1/YccA family protein, with the protein MESSNPMLSRMAKATGLRAAGDTMTVAGTAWKTLVLLALVVFGAAFTWQAVAAGNFGVVTPALLVGGIGGFVLALVTVFKPQLAPFTAPLYAVLEGLLLGAVSALYDARYAGLPRTAVVLTLATAGGMYLLYATGVIRATPMFRKIVIGATLGIALASLVALVARLFGAQLPFLWDSSPLGIGISVVIVGVAALNLVLDFDFIERGAREGAPRVAEWFGAFGLLVTLVWLYLEMLRLLSRLQRR; encoded by the coding sequence ATGGAATCCTCCAACCCGATGCTCTCCCGGATGGCCAAGGCCACCGGGCTGCGCGCGGCCGGCGACACGATGACCGTCGCGGGCACCGCGTGGAAGACGCTCGTCCTGCTCGCGCTGGTCGTGTTCGGCGCGGCGTTCACCTGGCAGGCCGTCGCCGCCGGGAACTTCGGCGTCGTCACGCCGGCGCTGCTCGTCGGCGGGATCGGCGGCTTCGTGCTCGCGCTCGTGACCGTCTTCAAGCCGCAGCTCGCGCCGTTCACGGCGCCCCTCTACGCCGTCCTCGAGGGGCTGCTGCTCGGCGCCGTCTCCGCGCTCTACGACGCGCGCTACGCGGGGCTGCCGCGCACCGCGGTCGTGCTGACGCTCGCCACCGCCGGCGGCATGTACCTGCTCTACGCCACGGGCGTGATCCGCGCGACGCCGATGTTCCGGAAGATCGTCATCGGCGCGACGCTCGGCATCGCGCTCGCCTCGCTCGTCGCGCTGGTCGCCCGCCTCTTCGGCGCGCAGCTCCCCTTCCTGTGGGACAGCTCCCCGCTCGGCATCGGCATCAGCGTCGTGATCGTCGGCGTCGCCGCGCTCAACCTCGTCCTCGACTTCGACTTCATCGAGCGGGGCGCGCGCGAGGGCGCGCCGCGCGTGGCGGAGTGGTTCGGCGCGTTCGGGCTGCTCGTCACGCTGGTGTGGCTCTACCTCGAGATGCTGCGCCTGCTGAGCCGCCTGCAGCGGCGCTGA
- a CDS encoding cytochrome-c peroxidase, with product MRPPRLALVVAALTALVLTSAAVHALTAGARTAGPRWSAAERETLRTLSLASLGPLPKDPSNRVADDPRAAALGHRLFFDARLSGDGRVSCATCHVPAREFQDGVALAEGMGTTARRTMPVAGTAHSPWLFWDGRADSQWAQALGPLESAVEHGGSRTQYAHAVAAHYRADYEAVFGPLPALDGLPEKAGPVADTAWRAAWARIPPARQQDVSRVYANIGKAIAAYERTIGFAPTRFDRWVDAELAGRPQTAESALTDDEVAGARLFIGRASCVNCHNGPRFTDDHFHNTGVPRPSVALPEDSGRATGVRQALASEFACTGRHSDAGPDDCAELRFATTEGEELVRAYKTPSLRGVAGRAPYMHAGQVGTLAAVVAHYDRAPAAPAGHSELKPLRLTARERAQLEAFLRTLSAPVAAPPGFLRQP from the coding sequence ATGCGCCCGCCGCGTCTCGCCCTCGTCGTCGCCGCGCTGACCGCGCTCGTGCTGACGTCCGCCGCCGTGCACGCGCTCACCGCAGGTGCGCGCACTGCCGGCCCCCGCTGGTCGGCGGCCGAGCGCGAGACGCTGCGCACGCTGTCGCTCGCGAGCCTGGGGCCGCTGCCGAAGGATCCGTCCAACCGCGTCGCCGACGATCCGCGCGCGGCGGCGCTCGGCCACCGCCTCTTCTTCGACGCGCGCCTGAGCGGCGACGGCCGCGTGTCGTGCGCCACCTGCCACGTCCCCGCGCGCGAGTTCCAGGACGGCGTCGCGCTGGCGGAGGGGATGGGCACCACCGCGCGCCGCACGATGCCCGTCGCCGGCACCGCGCACTCGCCCTGGCTCTTCTGGGACGGCCGCGCCGACAGCCAGTGGGCGCAGGCGCTCGGCCCGCTGGAGAGCGCGGTGGAGCACGGCGGCAGCCGCACGCAGTACGCGCACGCCGTCGCGGCGCACTACCGCGCGGACTACGAGGCCGTGTTCGGGCCGCTGCCCGCGCTCGACGGGCTGCCGGAGAAGGCGGGGCCCGTGGCGGACACCGCGTGGCGCGCGGCGTGGGCGCGCATCCCGCCCGCGCGGCAGCAGGACGTCAGCCGCGTCTACGCGAACATCGGCAAGGCGATCGCGGCGTACGAGCGCACCATCGGCTTCGCGCCGACGCGCTTCGACCGCTGGGTGGACGCGGAGCTCGCGGGCCGGCCGCAGACCGCGGAGTCGGCGCTCACCGACGACGAGGTCGCGGGCGCGCGGCTGTTCATCGGCAGGGCGAGCTGCGTCAACTGCCACAACGGCCCGCGCTTCACGGACGACCACTTCCACAACACGGGCGTGCCGCGTCCATCCGTCGCGCTCCCCGAGGACAGCGGCCGGGCGACCGGCGTGCGGCAGGCGCTGGCGTCGGAGTTCGCGTGCACGGGGCGCCACAGCGACGCGGGTCCCGACGACTGCGCGGAGCTGCGCTTCGCCACCACCGAGGGCGAGGAGCTGGTGCGCGCCTACAAGACGCCGTCGCTGCGCGGGGTGGCCGGGCGGGCGCCGTACATGCACGCGGGGCAGGTGGGGACGCTGGCGGCGGTCGTGGCGCATTACGACCGCGCGCCCGCCGCGCCGGCGGGGCACTCGGAGCTGAAGCCGCTGCGGCTGACGGCCCGCGAGCGCGCGCAGCTGGAGGCGTTCCTGCGCACGCTGTCGGCCCCCGTCGCGGCACCGCCTGGATTCCTCCGTCAGCCGTGA
- a CDS encoding CBS domain-containing protein, with the protein MLRLRDIMTRDVLTVGPTTTLREAAELLATRHIGGVPVVEGSRLLGVVSATDILAFAAAATDEPQEPPMDDADEWIEPGGGGESPARWMASLVEHAELDVAPDDAPDGPSPLDRHTVAEVMTRRVVALPPDADAVTAAARLRTADVHRVLVVDADRLLGIVTTTDITRAVADRALERRTYVFAAAR; encoded by the coding sequence ATGCTGCGCCTGCGAGACATCATGACGAGGGACGTCCTCACGGTCGGCCCGACCACGACGCTGCGCGAGGCGGCCGAGCTGCTGGCGACGCGCCACATCGGCGGCGTGCCGGTCGTCGAGGGCTCGCGCCTCCTCGGCGTCGTCTCGGCTACCGACATCCTCGCCTTCGCCGCCGCGGCGACCGACGAGCCACAGGAGCCGCCGATGGACGACGCCGACGAGTGGATCGAGCCCGGCGGCGGCGGCGAGTCGCCCGCGCGCTGGATGGCGTCGCTCGTCGAGCACGCGGAGCTGGACGTCGCGCCGGACGACGCGCCCGACGGCCCGAGCCCGCTCGACCGGCACACCGTGGCCGAGGTGATGACGCGCCGCGTGGTGGCGCTGCCGCCGGACGCCGACGCCGTCACCGCGGCCGCGCGCCTGCGCACCGCCGACGTCCACCGCGTGCTCGTGGTCGACGCCGACCGCCTGCTCGGCATCGTCACGACGACCGACATCACGCGCGCCGTCGCCGACCGCGCACTGGAGCGCCGCACGTACGTCTTCGCCGCCGCGCGCTGA
- a CDS encoding GNAT family N-acetyltransferase, whose translation MPFAARHRSDPAPALDPLPGLVVRRVHDAAAMAALQEREVATMHARFEAGHRAYVADRGGEPAAWGWVATRTATIGELGSVFAMPDGERYLWNFVTRPAHRGLGVYPRLLDAIVRAESREAERFWIAYAPENHASGAGIRRAGFAALAELSFDADGRAALRGLVPDGGRVASRVLGLPEMADALAPCWRCVRAGRGAMACAEGACRCDYQVAASGCAA comes from the coding sequence ATGCCGTTCGCCGCCCGCCACCGTTCCGATCCCGCGCCCGCGCTCGATCCGCTGCCGGGTCTCGTCGTCCGCCGGGTGCACGACGCGGCCGCGATGGCCGCGCTCCAGGAGCGCGAGGTCGCGACGATGCACGCGCGCTTCGAGGCGGGCCATCGCGCCTACGTCGCCGATCGCGGCGGCGAGCCGGCGGCGTGGGGCTGGGTCGCCACGCGCACCGCCACCATCGGCGAGCTGGGCTCCGTCTTCGCGATGCCCGACGGCGAGCGCTACCTCTGGAACTTCGTCACGCGGCCCGCGCACCGCGGGCTCGGCGTCTATCCGCGGCTGCTGGACGCCATCGTGCGCGCCGAGTCGCGCGAGGCGGAGCGGTTCTGGATCGCGTACGCGCCGGAGAACCACGCGTCGGGCGCCGGCATCCGCCGCGCGGGCTTCGCGGCGCTGGCCGAGCTGTCGTTCGATGCCGACGGACGCGCCGCGCTGCGCGGCCTCGTCCCCGATGGCGGGCGCGTCGCGTCGCGCGTGCTCGGCCTGCCCGAGATGGCGGATGCGCTCGCGCCGTGCTGGCGGTGCGTGCGCGCGGGGCGCGGCGCGATGGCGTGCGCGGAGGGCGCCTGCCGCTGCGACTACCAGGTCGCCGCGTCGGGCTGCGCCGCGTGA
- a CDS encoding PHP domain-containing protein — protein MRTFPHAVRAVVVALLAATACRTAPHAASPPPAATWFRGNTHTHTLWSDGDDFPEMVADWYRAHGYHFVSLTDHNTLAREERWWRVPATGLGRDAYARYRARFGAWVEERRTGDTTWVRLRRPDEYRPRLEEPGRFVLVEGEEITQYLDRRGAHVTALNLAELVPAQPGATLVEMFRRDLAQLDAQARRAARPIVGVLNHPNFLWSQTAEDLLELEGLRFFEVYNGHPLVHVPGDALHAGNERIWDIVLAHRLARGGALLYGVATDDAHDYHPPAPERRYTGRGWVQVRATTLTPDSLMAAMQRGDFYASSGVTLADVRRDGRTLSLAIRGEPGVTYTTSFIGTRRGFDTTSVAVRDSTGRALTRRYSADVGAVLATVAGTSPSYTMRGDELYVRAHVVSSRVKADPAYEGEVESAWTQPVRPE, from the coding sequence ATGCGCACGTTCCCCCACGCCGTCCGCGCCGTCGTCGTCGCCCTCCTCGCCGCGACCGCCTGCCGCACCGCGCCGCACGCGGCGTCGCCGCCGCCCGCCGCGACGTGGTTCAGGGGGAACACGCACACGCACACGCTGTGGAGCGATGGCGACGACTTCCCCGAGATGGTCGCCGACTGGTACCGCGCGCACGGCTACCACTTCGTCTCGCTCACCGACCACAACACGCTCGCCCGCGAGGAGCGCTGGTGGCGCGTGCCGGCGACGGGCCTCGGGCGCGATGCGTACGCGCGGTACCGCGCGCGGTTCGGCGCGTGGGTGGAGGAGCGCCGCACGGGCGACACGACGTGGGTGCGCCTGCGCCGGCCGGACGAGTATCGCCCGCGGCTGGAGGAGCCGGGTCGCTTCGTGCTGGTGGAGGGCGAGGAGATCACGCAGTACCTCGACCGGCGCGGCGCGCACGTGACGGCGCTCAACCTCGCGGAGCTGGTGCCCGCGCAGCCCGGCGCGACGCTGGTCGAGATGTTCCGGCGCGACCTCGCGCAGCTGGACGCGCAGGCGCGACGCGCGGCGCGGCCGATCGTCGGCGTGCTGAATCACCCGAACTTCCTCTGGAGCCAGACGGCGGAGGACCTGCTCGAGCTCGAGGGATTGCGCTTCTTCGAGGTGTACAACGGCCACCCGCTGGTGCACGTGCCGGGGGATGCGCTGCACGCGGGCAACGAGCGGATCTGGGACATCGTGCTCGCGCACCGGCTCGCGCGCGGGGGCGCGCTGCTCTACGGCGTCGCGACGGACGACGCGCACGACTACCATCCGCCCGCGCCCGAGCGGCGCTACACGGGGCGCGGCTGGGTGCAGGTGCGCGCGACGACGCTCACGCCCGACAGCCTGATGGCGGCGATGCAGCGCGGCGACTTCTACGCCAGCAGCGGCGTGACGCTCGCCGACGTGCGGCGCGACGGGCGGACGCTGTCGCTCGCGATCCGCGGCGAGCCGGGCGTGACGTACACGACGTCCTTCATCGGCACGCGGCGCGGCTTCGACACCACGAGCGTCGCCGTGCGCGACTCGACGGGCCGCGCGCTGACGCGGCGCTACTCGGCGGACGTCGGCGCGGTGCTGGCGACGGTCGCGGGGACGTCGCCGTCGTACACGATGCGCGGGGACGAGCTGTACGTGCGGGCGCACGTGGTGTCGTCGCGCGTCAAGGCGGATCCGGCGTACGAGGGCGAGGTGGAGTCGGCGTGGACGCAGCCCGTGCGGCCGGAGTGA
- a CDS encoding FixH family protein codes for MSHFARFARAVAGMAAGALLSGCMLFARPPKDLDYSRTRASAGGAYRATIVPQGDSIPRNRLHRWTLHLETAAGAPVDSATVAVDGGMPQHGHGLPTKPRVTRHVGNGDHVVDGMKFNMGGWWVVTFRVAAASGTDSVVFNLKL; via the coding sequence GTGTCCCACTTCGCTCGATTCGCCCGCGCCGTCGCCGGCATGGCCGCTGGCGCGCTGCTCTCCGGCTGCATGCTGTTCGCGCGCCCGCCCAAGGACCTCGACTACTCGCGCACGCGCGCCAGCGCGGGCGGCGCCTACCGGGCGACGATCGTCCCGCAGGGCGACAGCATCCCGCGCAACCGGCTGCACCGCTGGACGCTCCACCTCGAGACCGCCGCCGGCGCGCCCGTGGACTCCGCGACCGTCGCCGTCGACGGCGGGATGCCGCAGCACGGCCACGGCCTCCCCACGAAGCCGCGCGTCACGCGCCACGTCGGCAACGGCGACCACGTGGTCGACGGGATGAAGTTCAACATGGGCGGCTGGTGGGTCGTGACGTTCCGCGTCGCGGCCGCCTCGGGCACCGACTCCGTCGTCTTCAACCTCAAGCTCTGA